One Setaria italica strain Yugu1 chromosome I, Setaria_italica_v2.0, whole genome shotgun sequence DNA window includes the following coding sequences:
- the LOC101778289 gene encoding synaptotagmin-2 isoform X1, which translates to MGFFSTVLGFFGFGVGVTLGLGIGYYLFIYYQPTDVKHPVITALVELDTKSLENMLPEIPLWIKNPDFDRIDWLNKFIETMWSYLDKAICKMAKEIAKPIIAENTAKYKIDSVEFETLTLGSLPPTFQGMKVYTTDEQELIMEPSVKWAGNPNITVVVKAYGLKATAQVIDLQVFALPRITLRPLVPSFPCFAKILVSLMEKPHVDFGLKLLGADLMAIPGLYGFVQETIKTQVANMYLWPKVLEVQIMDPAKAQKKPVGILFVNVVQAVKLTKKDLLGKSDPYVKLKLTEDKLPSKKTSVKRSNLNPEWNEEFKIVVKDPESQALELTVYDWEQVGKHDRIGMNVIPLKDITPDETKSITLNLLKSMDANDPANEKFRGQLTVDLTYKPFKDGDSDVETSDESGVIEKAPDGMPEGGGLLVVIVHEAQDVEGKHHTNPYVRILFKGEERKTKHIKKNRDPRWEQEFEFVCEEPPINDKMQVEVISRPPSLGIHSKESLGYVVISLGDVINNTRINEKYHLIDSKNGRIQLELQWRTS; encoded by the exons ATGGGTTTTTTCAGCACCGTGCTGGGTTTCTTTGGGTTTGGAGTGGGAGTGACCCTGGGGCTCGGGATTGGGTACTACCTCTTCATCTACTACCAACCGACCGATGTGAAG CACCCTGTAATCACGGCACTTGTTGAACTTGATACAAAATCATTGGAAAACATGCTTCCTGAGATTCCTCTTTGGATAAAAAATCCAGACTTCGATCGG ATTGATTGGCTGAACAAGTTCATTGAGACTATGTGGTCCTATCTTGACAAG GCAATATGTAAAATGGCAAAGGAAATCGCCAAGCCAATTATTGCTGAGAACACTGCAAAGTATAAGATTGATTCAGTTGAATTTGAGACATTAACATTAGGCTCATTGCCGCCAACATTTCAAG GGATGAAGGTCTACACCACTGACGAACAAGAACTTATAATGGAACCTTCAGTAAAGTGGGCTGGGAATCCTAATATCACTGTTGTAGTCAAAGCATATGGGCTAAAAGCAACGGCACAG GTAATTGATTTGCAAGTATTTGCTCTCCCACGCATAACCTTGAGGCCACTGGTTCCTAGCTTTCCATGTTTTGCTAAAATACTCGTTTCACTCATGGAGAAA CCCCATGTTGACTTTGGTCTGAAACTCTTAGGAGCAGATCTGATGGCAATTCCTGGCCTTTATGGATTTGTTCAG GAAACTATCAAGACCCAAGTAGCAAATATGTACTTGTGGCCCAAAGTACTCGAGGTGCAAATCATGGATCCTGCAAA AGCACAAAAGAAGCCTGTGGGAATTCTCTTTGTTAATGTAGTACAGGCTGTTAAACTCACCAAGAAAGATCTTCTGGGCAAATCAGATCCATATGTGAAGTTAAAGCTAACTGAGGACAAACTTCCATCAAAGAAAACATCAGTGAAGCGAAGCAACCTGAACCCTGAATGGAACGAGGAATTCAAAATAGTTGTTAAAGACCCAGAATCTCAAGCTCTGGAGCTTACTGTTTATGATTGGGAGCAG GTTGGGAAGCATGACAGGATTGGAATGAATGTTATCCCACTGAAAGACATTACTCCAGATGAGACAAAATCTATTACACTTAACCTGCTCAAGAGCATGGATGCAAATGACCCAGCAAATGAGAAGTTCCGGGGACAGCTCACTGTTGATCTAACGTATAAGCCATTCAAGGATGGTGATTCTGATGTTGAGACGAGTGATGAGTCTGGTGTCATTGAAAAGGCTCCTGATGGCATGCCGGAAGGTGGTGGTTTGTTGGTAGTTATTGTCCATGAAGCACAGGATGTTGAAGGAAAGCACCACACCAATCCATATGTGCGAATTTTGTTCAAAGGCGAAGAAAGAAAGACAAAG CATATCAAGAAGAATAGAGATCCACGATGGGAACAAGAATTTGAGTTCGTTTGTGAGGAACCACCTATAAATGATAAAATGCAAGTTGAAGTCATTAGCAGGCCACCAAGTCTTGGCATACACTCGAAG GAAAGTCTTGGCTACGTTGTCATTAGCCTTGGTGATGTTATAAACAACACGAGGATTAATGAGAAGTACCATCTAATTGACTCGAAAAATGGCCGCATTCAGTTGGAATTGCAATGGAGAACATCCTAA
- the LOC101778289 gene encoding synaptotagmin-2 isoform X2 codes for MGFFSTVLGFFGFGVGVTLGLGIGYYLFIYYQPTDVKHPVITALVELDTKSLENMLPEIPLWIKNPDFDRIDWLNKFIETMWSYLDKAICKMAKEIAKPIIAENTAKYKIDSVEFETLTLGSLPPTFQGMKVYTTDEQELIMEPSVKWAGNPNITVVVKAYGLKATAQVIDLQVFALPRITLRPLVPSFPCFAKILVSLMEKPHVDFGLKLLGADLMAIPGLYGFVQETIKTQVANMYLWPKVLEVQIMDPAKAQKKPVGILFVNVVQAVKLTKKDLLGKSDPYVKLKLTEDKLPSKKTSVKRSNLNPEWNEEFKIVVKDPESQALELTVYDWEQVGKHDRIGMNVIPLKDITPDETKSITLNLLKSMDANDPANEKFRGQLTVDLTYKPFKDGDSDVETSDESGVIEKAPDGMPEGGGLLVVIVHEAQDVEGKHHTNPYVRILFKGEERKTKHIKKNRDPRWEQEFEFVCEEPPINDKMQVEVISRPPSLGIHSKAHTSSRLHGSCCFRSTTTQLVVRVKCTQGLELFFFRILI; via the exons ATGGGTTTTTTCAGCACCGTGCTGGGTTTCTTTGGGTTTGGAGTGGGAGTGACCCTGGGGCTCGGGATTGGGTACTACCTCTTCATCTACTACCAACCGACCGATGTGAAG CACCCTGTAATCACGGCACTTGTTGAACTTGATACAAAATCATTGGAAAACATGCTTCCTGAGATTCCTCTTTGGATAAAAAATCCAGACTTCGATCGG ATTGATTGGCTGAACAAGTTCATTGAGACTATGTGGTCCTATCTTGACAAG GCAATATGTAAAATGGCAAAGGAAATCGCCAAGCCAATTATTGCTGAGAACACTGCAAAGTATAAGATTGATTCAGTTGAATTTGAGACATTAACATTAGGCTCATTGCCGCCAACATTTCAAG GGATGAAGGTCTACACCACTGACGAACAAGAACTTATAATGGAACCTTCAGTAAAGTGGGCTGGGAATCCTAATATCACTGTTGTAGTCAAAGCATATGGGCTAAAAGCAACGGCACAG GTAATTGATTTGCAAGTATTTGCTCTCCCACGCATAACCTTGAGGCCACTGGTTCCTAGCTTTCCATGTTTTGCTAAAATACTCGTTTCACTCATGGAGAAA CCCCATGTTGACTTTGGTCTGAAACTCTTAGGAGCAGATCTGATGGCAATTCCTGGCCTTTATGGATTTGTTCAG GAAACTATCAAGACCCAAGTAGCAAATATGTACTTGTGGCCCAAAGTACTCGAGGTGCAAATCATGGATCCTGCAAA AGCACAAAAGAAGCCTGTGGGAATTCTCTTTGTTAATGTAGTACAGGCTGTTAAACTCACCAAGAAAGATCTTCTGGGCAAATCAGATCCATATGTGAAGTTAAAGCTAACTGAGGACAAACTTCCATCAAAGAAAACATCAGTGAAGCGAAGCAACCTGAACCCTGAATGGAACGAGGAATTCAAAATAGTTGTTAAAGACCCAGAATCTCAAGCTCTGGAGCTTACTGTTTATGATTGGGAGCAG GTTGGGAAGCATGACAGGATTGGAATGAATGTTATCCCACTGAAAGACATTACTCCAGATGAGACAAAATCTATTACACTTAACCTGCTCAAGAGCATGGATGCAAATGACCCAGCAAATGAGAAGTTCCGGGGACAGCTCACTGTTGATCTAACGTATAAGCCATTCAAGGATGGTGATTCTGATGTTGAGACGAGTGATGAGTCTGGTGTCATTGAAAAGGCTCCTGATGGCATGCCGGAAGGTGGTGGTTTGTTGGTAGTTATTGTCCATGAAGCACAGGATGTTGAAGGAAAGCACCACACCAATCCATATGTGCGAATTTTGTTCAAAGGCGAAGAAAGAAAGACAAAG CATATCAAGAAGAATAGAGATCCACGATGGGAACAAGAATTTGAGTTCGTTTGTGAGGAACCACCTATAAATGATAAAATGCAAGTTGAAGTCATTAGCAGGCCACCAAGTCTTGGCATACACTCGAAG GCACATACCTCATCAAGACTGCATGGCAGCTGTTGCTTCAGGAGTACAACCACACAATTAGTGGTCAGAGTAAAGTGCACCCAGGGccttgaactttttttttttcggaTTCTCATATAG